A section of the Saccopteryx leptura isolate mSacLep1 chromosome 4, mSacLep1_pri_phased_curated, whole genome shotgun sequence genome encodes:
- the TNFRSF17 gene encoding tumor necrosis factor receptor superfamily member 17 translates to MAQQCIQNEYFDRLLNACKPCHLRCSNTPPLICQRYCNAMKRTNAILWTCLGLSLLVSLTVFVLMFLLRKMSSEPLKDKLKSTGTALQNEANADLDDREDSKIGEEILSRNLEYTVEECTCEDCAKSQSEVDSDHFFPLPAMEEGATILVTTKTNDYCSDLLAAGSIARTEKSISTR, encoded by the exons ATGGCTCAGCAGTGCATCCAAAATGAATATTTTGACAGATTGCTGAATGCTTGCAAACCATGTCACCTTCGATGTTCCAATACCCCTCCTCTAATATGTCAGCGTTATTGTAATGCAA TGAAAAGAACAAATGCCATTCTTTGGACCTGTTTGGGCCTGAGCTTGCTAGTGTCTCTGACAGTTTTCGTGCTGATGTTCTTGCTAAGGAAGATGAGCTCTGAACCATTAAAGGACAAGCTTAAAAGCACAG GAACAGCTCTCCAGAACGAGGCTAATGCTGACCTGGATGATAGAGAAGATAGCAAGATTGGTGAGGAAATTCTTTCAAGAAACCTGGAGTACACAGTAGAAGAATGTACCTGTGAAGACTGCGCCAAGAGCCAATCGGAGGTCGACTCTGACCATTTCTTTCCACTCCCTGCTATGGAGGAAGGTGCAACCATCCTTGTCACCACAAAAACAAATGACTACTGCAGTGACCTGCTAGCTGCTGGGAGTATCGCAAGGACGGAGAAATCGATTTCTACCAGATAA